Proteins from a genomic interval of Cupriavidus sp. WKF15:
- a CDS encoding LysR family transcriptional regulator, which yields MNETIQWNDWEAFCCVVEQGTFTAAAEQLDCPKSRVSAAVARLETAIGAKLLERTTRRMRLTDAGSAVYRDVAPLFARLREIRQETLAREERVQGVLRIATPYEFGAQQLGGIICRTLAAHPALDVSVEITQGLVDPIRDGFDVAFVIVDADLPDSGTVARRIYHVERGLFAAPALAASLPPLMRPEDLANLPTLTTPGDTVWEFQRDEECITVPIRPRMQTFNAELRLQGALAGLGIAKLSVNYCEAEMAQGRLVRVLPEFPLPPLRAFALLPDRRLQPRKVRAFMEAIESMLEPEFDQDPEEGASPAF from the coding sequence GTGAACGAAACAATTCAGTGGAATGATTGGGAAGCGTTCTGCTGCGTGGTCGAGCAGGGCACATTTACGGCCGCGGCGGAGCAGCTCGATTGCCCGAAGTCGCGCGTGTCGGCGGCCGTGGCGCGTCTGGAGACCGCGATCGGCGCCAAGCTGCTGGAGCGCACCACGCGCCGCATGCGGCTGACCGACGCGGGCAGTGCGGTGTACCGCGACGTGGCGCCGCTGTTCGCGCGGCTGCGCGAGATCCGCCAGGAAACGCTCGCGCGCGAAGAGCGCGTGCAGGGCGTGCTGCGCATTGCCACGCCGTATGAGTTCGGCGCCCAGCAGCTGGGCGGCATCATCTGCCGCACGCTGGCGGCACATCCGGCGCTGGATGTCTCCGTGGAAATCACGCAAGGACTGGTCGATCCGATCCGCGACGGGTTTGACGTGGCGTTCGTGATCGTCGACGCCGACCTGCCCGACTCCGGCACGGTGGCGCGCCGCATCTACCACGTGGAGCGGGGGCTTTTCGCGGCGCCCGCGCTGGCGGCCAGCCTGCCGCCGCTCATGCGCCCCGAAGACCTGGCCAATCTGCCGACGCTGACCACGCCGGGCGATACGGTATGGGAATTCCAGCGCGACGAGGAGTGCATCACGGTGCCGATCCGGCCGCGCATGCAGACCTTCAACGCGGAACTGCGGCTGCAGGGCGCGCTGGCGGGCCTGGGCATTGCCAAGTTGTCGGTGAACTATTGCGAGGCGGAAATGGCGCAGGGCAGGCTGGTGCGCGTGCTGCCCGAATTCCCGCTGCCGCCGCTGAGGGCGTTTGCGTTGCTGCCAGACCGGCGTTTGCAGCCGCGCAAGGTGCGGGCATTCATGGAGGCGATCGAGTCGATGCTGGAGCCCGAATTCGACCAGGACCCGGAGGAAGGTGCCAGCCCGGCGTTCTGA
- a CDS encoding dienelactone hydrolase family protein — translation MPAIPDSKWIRVDADAGSFDAYLSLPPAGVQPDGPAIVLLQEIFGVNEHIRAVADQYAADGYTVLAPDVFWRDAPRVELGYAGADMERAMALRKSVDVEATVRDIAATVRALRAQTGAGSKVAAVGYCFGGLLAYLSAARGLVNAAVPYYGGGIQNNLQEASGLNVPVQFHYGALDAHITPDAVANVRAAVAGKRGTEVFVYEGADHGFNCWARASYDQRSAALAHGRALAFLAQSL, via the coding sequence ATGCCAGCCATTCCCGACAGCAAATGGATCCGCGTCGACGCCGACGCGGGCAGCTTCGACGCCTACCTGAGCCTGCCGCCCGCGGGCGTGCAGCCCGATGGCCCCGCCATCGTGCTGCTGCAGGAAATCTTCGGCGTCAATGAACATATCCGCGCCGTGGCCGACCAGTATGCGGCCGACGGCTACACGGTGCTCGCCCCCGACGTGTTCTGGCGCGACGCCCCGCGCGTCGAACTCGGCTACGCCGGCGCCGACATGGAACGCGCCATGGCGCTGCGCAAGTCGGTGGACGTCGAAGCCACTGTACGCGACATCGCCGCGACCGTACGCGCGCTGCGCGCGCAGACCGGAGCCGGCAGCAAGGTGGCTGCAGTGGGCTATTGCTTTGGCGGCCTGCTCGCCTACCTGAGTGCGGCGCGCGGGCTGGTCAATGCCGCCGTGCCCTACTACGGCGGCGGCATCCAGAACAACCTGCAGGAAGCCAGCGGGCTGAACGTGCCGGTGCAGTTCCACTATGGCGCGCTCGACGCGCATATCACGCCCGATGCGGTGGCCAACGTGCGCGCCGCTGTGGCCGGCAAGCGCGGCACCGAGGTGTTCGTCTACGAAGGCGCCGACCACGGCTTCAACTGCTGGGCGCGCGCAAGCTACGACCAGCGCAGCGCGGCGCTCGCGCACGGCCGCGCGCTGGCCTTCCTGGCCCAGTCGCTGTAA
- a CDS encoding glycine zipper 2TM domain-containing protein, whose protein sequence is MSIPFRSVVLAVLGAGALAGCVTAPYGGYAGGYSGGYSGGYGSYSGSTAATQAGYPQSSYPQAPYPQTSYPQQGYPQASYPQQQGYPQSGYQQGYPADSGYGNGGAEQYGVRYGWVESIEVVQGQAPSTSGAGAVVGGVVGGLLGHQVGGGRGNTVATIGGAVVGALAGNEVEKRGSAVAPAYRVRVRTNDNGYLTVTQANPYQLRNGDRVKVENGVAVPY, encoded by the coding sequence ATGTCCATCCCCTTTCGTTCGGTTGTGCTTGCGGTGCTCGGTGCCGGCGCGCTGGCCGGTTGCGTGACTGCGCCTTATGGCGGGTACGCAGGTGGCTATTCGGGCGGATACTCTGGCGGCTATGGTTCCTACAGTGGCAGCACTGCCGCCACCCAGGCGGGTTATCCGCAGTCGTCCTACCCGCAGGCCCCATATCCGCAGACCTCTTATCCCCAGCAGGGATATCCGCAGGCAAGCTATCCGCAGCAGCAGGGCTATCCGCAATCGGGCTACCAGCAGGGGTATCCGGCTGACAGCGGCTACGGCAACGGCGGCGCCGAGCAATATGGTGTCCGCTACGGCTGGGTGGAGAGCATCGAGGTCGTGCAGGGGCAAGCGCCCTCCACGAGCGGCGCCGGCGCGGTGGTCGGGGGCGTCGTGGGTGGTCTGCTGGGGCACCAGGTCGGTGGCGGGCGCGGCAACACCGTGGCCACCATCGGCGGCGCGGTCGTCGGCGCGCTGGCCGGCAATGAAGTGGAAAAGCGCGGCAGCGCCGTGGCGCCTGCCTATCGGGTGCGGGTCAGGACCAATGACAATGGGTACCTGACGGTGACGCAGGCTAATCCTTATCAGCTTCGTAATGGGGATAGGGTGAAGGTGGAGAATGGGGTGGCGGTGCCTTATTGA
- a CDS encoding acyl-CoA synthetase: MQSEQQRALRNTIPDAVARAVRRSPDKTAIRFAARSWTYRQLDEAAARVSGALAQWGLRPGDRVAAFGKNSDAYVLLWLACLRSGLIHVPVNFSMTRAEAEYIVTQSGASAIFADPSLAERVQGLPCRVSGTLHGGGERDVLVAASHGTLAPVLDTLTDDMPAQILYTSGTTSAPKGAVLTHRALLAEYVSTIAACDVRAADYSLAALPLYHSAQMHVFLMPLLLCGGTTLIAESPEAGFCLRTIHEEGITSFFAPPTVWIALLRHTDFEPARLGTLTKAYYGASIMPVPVLLELQAKLPALRFYNCYGQSEIGPLATVLGPEEHAARPASAGRPVLNVETRIVDERMNDVAPGTLGEIVHRSPQLLTEYWDKPEQTNEAFAGGWFHSGDLGYMDEAGYLYVVDRIKDVINSGGVLVSSREVEECLYTHPAVAEVAVFALSHPKWVEAVTACVVLKRDSTASEETLIAHARNALAPFKVPKRVVFVADLPRNTAGKLLKRKLREDYAGLFGEGGS; encoded by the coding sequence ATGCAGTCAGAGCAGCAGCGCGCCCTGCGCAACACCATCCCCGATGCCGTGGCCCGCGCCGTACGGCGCAGCCCCGACAAGACCGCCATCCGCTTCGCTGCACGCAGCTGGACTTACCGGCAGCTCGACGAGGCCGCCGCGCGCGTGTCCGGTGCGCTCGCGCAATGGGGCCTGCGTCCCGGCGATCGTGTCGCGGCCTTCGGCAAGAATTCCGATGCGTACGTGTTGCTGTGGCTGGCCTGTCTGCGTTCCGGCCTGATCCATGTGCCGGTGAATTTCTCGATGACGCGTGCCGAGGCCGAGTACATCGTCACGCAGTCGGGCGCGAGCGCGATCTTCGCCGATCCGTCGCTCGCGGAGCGCGTGCAAGGCCTGCCTTGCCGCGTGAGTGGCACCTTGCACGGAGGCGGCGAGCGCGACGTCCTGGTGGCGGCCTCGCACGGCACGCTGGCACCGGTGCTGGATACGCTCACCGACGACATGCCGGCGCAGATCCTGTACACCTCGGGGACCACGTCGGCGCCCAAGGGTGCCGTGCTCACGCATCGTGCGCTGCTGGCCGAGTATGTGAGCACCATCGCGGCCTGCGACGTGCGGGCCGCCGACTATTCGCTGGCGGCGCTGCCGCTCTACCATTCGGCGCAGATGCACGTGTTCCTGATGCCGCTGCTGCTGTGCGGCGGAACGACGCTGATCGCGGAAAGCCCCGAGGCCGGCTTTTGCTTGCGCACGATTCACGAAGAAGGCATCACCAGCTTCTTCGCGCCGCCTACGGTGTGGATCGCCCTGCTGCGGCACACGGACTTCGAGCCCGCGCGGCTCGGCACGCTGACCAAGGCGTATTACGGCGCCTCGATCATGCCGGTGCCGGTGCTGCTGGAATTGCAGGCCAAGCTGCCGGCGCTGCGTTTCTACAACTGCTACGGACAGAGCGAGATCGGACCGCTCGCCACGGTGCTCGGCCCCGAGGAGCATGCGGCGCGCCCGGCCTCGGCGGGGCGGCCGGTGCTCAACGTGGAAACGCGCATCGTCGATGAAAGGATGAATGATGTCGCGCCCGGCACGCTCGGCGAGATCGTGCACCGCTCGCCGCAGTTGCTGACCGAGTACTGGGACAAGCCCGAGCAGACCAACGAGGCCTTTGCCGGTGGCTGGTTCCATTCGGGCGATCTTGGCTATATGGATGAGGCGGGCTACCTGTATGTCGTCGACCGCATCAAGGACGTGATCAACTCCGGCGGCGTGCTGGTCTCAAGCCGCGAGGTCGAGGAATGCCTGTACACCCATCCCGCCGTCGCCGAAGTGGCGGTGTTCGCGCTGTCCCATCCGAAGTGGGTGGAAGCCGTGACCGCGTGCGTGGTGCTCAAGCGTGACTCCACGGCCAGCGAGGAAACGCTGATTGCCCATGCGCGCAATGCGCTTGCGCCGTTCAAGGTGCCCAAGCGGGTGGTGTTCGTGGCAGACCTGCCGCGCAATACGGCGGGGAAGCTGCTCAAGCGGAAGTTGCGGGAGGATTATGCCGGGTTATTTGGGGAGGGGGGTAGCTAG
- a CDS encoding dodecin — translation MSDHTYKLVEIVGSSPDGSDQAIRNAIAKAGETIKNIDWFEVVETRGHIADGKVAHFQVTLKIGFRVS, via the coding sequence ATGAGCGACCATACCTACAAGCTCGTCGAGATCGTCGGCTCGTCGCCCGACGGCAGCGACCAAGCCATCCGCAATGCCATCGCCAAGGCAGGCGAGACCATCAAGAATATCGACTGGTTTGAAGTCGTCGAAACGCGCGGCCATATCGCGGACGGCAAGGTCGCCCATTTCCAGGTGACACTGAAGATCGGCTTCCGCGTGAGTTGA
- a CDS encoding MarR family winged helix-turn-helix transcriptional regulator, which translates to MPSKSASAKPSPLSKPDFEALSDFRYQIRRFLRFSEDAARNEGVTVQQYLLMLHIRGCPGKGWASIGELAERLQAKQHGVVALVNRCEAAGLVKRKLNSEDRRVVEVHLLAKGERCLNRLAMLHRTELESLRGTFRVARITAFNDDEAERD; encoded by the coding sequence ATGCCCAGCAAGTCCGCCTCCGCGAAACCATCGCCGCTCAGCAAGCCGGACTTCGAGGCGCTATCCGACTTCCGCTACCAGATCCGGCGCTTTCTCCGCTTTTCGGAAGACGCGGCACGCAATGAGGGCGTGACCGTGCAGCAGTACCTGTTGATGCTCCACATCCGCGGCTGCCCCGGCAAAGGCTGGGCGTCGATCGGCGAACTGGCCGAGCGGCTGCAGGCCAAGCAGCACGGGGTGGTCGCCCTGGTGAACCGCTGCGAGGCGGCCGGCCTGGTCAAGCGCAAGCTCAATAGTGAAGACCGCCGCGTGGTCGAGGTGCACCTGCTCGCCAAGGGCGAGCGCTGCCTGAACCGGCTGGCCATGCTGCACCGGACCGAACTGGAATCGTTGCGCGGGACCTTCCGTGTGGCGCGCATCACTGCCTTCAACGACGACGAAGCCGAGCGCGACTGA
- a CDS encoding MFS transporter — protein sequence MQIASHPEMGHWRLSLFGLTLGLVTGIDFSSTLMMGVASQHIQGGVGAAPEDYLYAVSAYAATAVLMNMVLDQIARRTTYKRFTIASLLVFIAGSLLCAEAASPGGLIAGKAVQGLGAGGLFAASRILVQLVSTPAERAPLMLRFGGGAFAMLAITPWLTSIFLDDIGWRAVFLFQAGISLPVLLSVIATYPTRAPRDPHPPVSTLDWPAAIAAALGALVFLHTLQEMRYTRFFSSPQMPLAALLGVGLFAFSGWRLYRHPDPWIDFSRLAGRQYLYGLGFYTLYYLLSSAWAFLLPTLTQSGLGLTFRTTCMLLSTSGTVSTIGAVMITLGMALVFRKRRVIAIGFVVYACAAMLLSYTLMPGAPDYALVPVVLLEGLTPVLLMVQVASMTYLDLPVEDFSHAYQFKNVCKQIASASGTGLASVFMQDGLAAHRTHLVEHVTRFTPALQMPDALSASSLARISLEIDRQATLLAGIDMLHGFAALCVAMAVFVLLQKSFR from the coding sequence ATGCAGATCGCCAGCCACCCCGAGATGGGCCACTGGCGCCTGTCTCTGTTCGGGCTGACGCTCGGGCTGGTCACCGGCATCGACTTCTCCTCGACGCTGATGATGGGCGTGGCCAGCCAGCACATCCAGGGGGGCGTGGGCGCCGCGCCCGAAGACTACCTGTACGCGGTCTCGGCCTATGCCGCCACCGCGGTGCTGATGAACATGGTGCTCGACCAGATCGCGCGCCGCACCACGTACAAGCGCTTCACCATTGCGTCACTGCTGGTCTTCATCGCTGGCTCGCTGCTGTGCGCCGAGGCCGCCAGCCCGGGCGGGCTGATTGCCGGCAAGGCAGTGCAGGGGCTCGGCGCGGGCGGCTTGTTTGCGGCCTCGCGCATCCTGGTGCAACTGGTGTCCACGCCGGCCGAGCGCGCACCGCTGATGCTGCGCTTTGGCGGCGGCGCGTTTGCAATGCTGGCCATCACGCCCTGGCTGACCAGCATCTTCCTTGACGACATCGGCTGGCGCGCGGTCTTCCTGTTCCAGGCCGGGATCTCGCTGCCGGTGCTGCTGTCGGTGATCGCCACCTACCCCACGCGCGCACCGCGCGATCCGCATCCGCCCGTGTCGACGCTGGACTGGCCGGCGGCCATCGCGGCGGCGCTCGGGGCGCTGGTGTTCCTGCACACGCTGCAGGAAATGCGCTACACACGCTTCTTCAGTTCGCCCCAGATGCCGCTGGCCGCGCTGCTCGGCGTGGGCCTGTTTGCGTTCAGCGGCTGGCGCCTGTACCGGCATCCGGACCCGTGGATCGACTTCTCGCGCCTGGCCGGGCGCCAGTACCTGTATGGGCTGGGCTTCTACACGCTGTACTACCTGCTCTCGTCCGCCTGGGCGTTCCTGCTGCCGACGCTCACGCAAAGCGGCCTGGGCCTGACCTTCCGCACCACTTGCATGCTGCTCTCGACGAGCGGCACAGTCTCGACCATCGGCGCGGTGATGATCACGCTCGGCATGGCGCTGGTCTTCCGCAAGCGCCGCGTGATCGCCATTGGCTTTGTCGTCTATGCGTGCGCGGCCATGCTGCTGTCCTACACCTTGATGCCCGGCGCGCCCGACTACGCGCTGGTGCCTGTGGTACTGCTCGAAGGCCTGACGCCGGTGCTGCTGATGGTGCAGGTCGCGTCGATGACCTATCTCGACCTGCCGGTCGAGGACTTCTCCCACGCATACCAGTTCAAGAACGTCTGCAAGCAGATCGCCTCGGCCTCCGGCACGGGCCTGGCCAGCGTCTTCATGCAGGACGGCCTGGCCGCGCACCGCACCCACCTGGTCGAGCACGTCACGCGCTTCACTCCGGCGCTGCAGATGCCGGACGCGCTGTCCGCGTCCAGCCTGGCCAGGATCTCGCTCGAAATCGACCGGCAGGCAACGCTGCTGGCCGGCATTGACATGCTTCACGGGTTCGCGGCGCTGTGCGTGGCCATGGCCGTCTTCGTCCTTTTGCAGAAGAGCTTCCGCTAA
- a CDS encoding exonuclease SbcCD subunit D, protein MRFLHTADWHLGRLFHARSLLEDQAHILDQFVELVRAERPDAVLIAGDVYDRAVPPPEAVALLDDVLARIVLEAGVPVVLIAGNHDSAQRLEFGARLMQTQGLHVAGCTSATPASVSLHDVHGEVRVYALPYAEPAVVRDALGAELPTHEAALCAQLDAIRAIHPPGVRSVVVGHAFVVGGAVSESERPLSVGGSGAIAAQAFDGFDLVVLGHLHRPQTIDGRLHYAGSLLKYSLSECSHEKSVSMIDLGADGSVRITPMPLRPLRDLRIVEGELAGLIAAAADDARRDDYIYARLTDTGALLDPMAKLRQVYPNALAVERTVLARAGVAGEAARRLREQSTGELFASFFREVADAELDDGQRIALEQVLAGMAAAQRESA, encoded by the coding sequence TTGCGTTTCCTGCATACCGCCGACTGGCATCTCGGGCGGCTCTTCCATGCCCGCAGCCTGCTTGAAGACCAGGCCCATATCCTCGACCAGTTTGTCGAACTGGTGCGCGCCGAGCGCCCCGATGCCGTCCTGATCGCCGGCGATGTCTATGACCGCGCCGTACCGCCCCCGGAAGCCGTGGCGCTGCTGGACGACGTCCTGGCTCGGATCGTCCTGGAGGCGGGCGTGCCGGTGGTGCTCATCGCAGGCAACCATGACAGCGCGCAGCGGCTGGAATTCGGCGCGAGGCTGATGCAGACCCAAGGCCTGCACGTGGCCGGATGCACGTCCGCCACGCCCGCCAGCGTGTCATTGCACGATGTGCACGGCGAGGTGCGCGTCTATGCGTTGCCGTATGCCGAACCGGCCGTCGTGCGCGACGCACTGGGCGCCGAGCTGCCGACGCATGAAGCCGCCCTTTGCGCGCAGCTCGATGCCATCCGCGCGATCCATCCGCCCGGCGTGCGCTCGGTGGTGGTGGGCCATGCCTTCGTCGTGGGCGGCGCGGTCAGTGAATCGGAGCGGCCCTTGTCGGTGGGGGGCAGCGGTGCGATCGCCGCGCAGGCATTCGACGGCTTTGACCTGGTGGTGCTGGGCCATCTGCACCGGCCGCAGACGATCGACGGGCGGCTGCATTATGCCGGTTCACTGCTGAAGTACTCGCTGTCGGAGTGCAGCCATGAAAAGTCCGTGTCGATGATCGACCTTGGCGCCGACGGCAGCGTACGGATCACGCCCATGCCGCTGCGGCCGCTGCGTGACCTGCGCATCGTCGAAGGCGAACTGGCGGGGTTGATCGCGGCTGCCGCCGATGATGCACGGCGCGATGACTATATCTATGCGCGCCTGACCGACACCGGCGCCCTGCTGGACCCGATGGCAAAGCTGCGCCAGGTCTATCCCAATGCGCTTGCGGTCGAGCGGACTGTGCTGGCGCGCGCCGGTGTGGCTGGTGAAGCCGCGCGGCGACTGCGCGAACAAAGCACCGGCGAACTGTTCGCGAGCTTCTTCCGCGAAGTGGCCGATGCCGAACTCGATGACGGCCAGCGCATCGCGCTGGAGCAGGTGCTGGCCGGCATGGCCGCCGCGCAGCGGGAGTCGGCATGA
- a CDS encoding YggT family protein: MFTEIALFLLDTVFTLFGMALLLRVWMQITRLPTRNPVSQGVFQVTDWLVRPLRRVIPGLGGIDWATVIGAWLTALAFLLLVAALTGGELLAFLPMLLLAAVLYVLKWGISLVMWVTLLMAILSWVNPHSPVTPAINHLTAPLLRPIQRVIPRLGGFDISPLVLFVIAQILLMIIARLSVGVFGMHY, translated from the coding sequence ATGTTCACGGAAATCGCCCTCTTCTTGCTCGATACCGTCTTTACCCTGTTCGGCATGGCCTTGCTGCTGCGCGTGTGGATGCAGATCACCCGCCTGCCTACGCGCAACCCGGTGTCGCAGGGGGTATTCCAGGTCACCGACTGGCTGGTGCGGCCATTGCGCCGGGTCATTCCCGGGCTTGGCGGCATCGACTGGGCCACGGTGATCGGCGCCTGGCTGACCGCGTTGGCGTTTCTGCTGCTGGTGGCGGCGCTCACGGGCGGCGAACTGCTTGCATTCCTGCCCATGCTGCTGCTGGCCGCCGTCCTCTATGTACTCAAGTGGGGCATCAGCCTGGTGATGTGGGTAACGCTGCTGATGGCGATCCTGTCGTGGGTGAACCCGCATTCGCCCGTCACGCCCGCCATCAACCACCTCACGGCCCCGCTGTTGCGCCCGATCCAGCGGGTGATACCGCGCCTGGGCGGGTTCGACATATCGCCGCTGGTGCTGTTCGTGATCGCGCAGATCCTGCTGATGATCATTGCCAGGCTGAGCGTGGGCGTGTTCGGCATGCACTACTGA
- a CDS encoding FIST N-terminal domain-containing protein yields the protein MHDAAFVHAHAANARWQEALADCNMQLEAQLAVQQAQHGNAVALTLGWCYLSDYYAPAAERILAALQQEWPGVAWVGTSAVGVCACGVEYIDEPAMVLMAAPLPHDAFRLFSGRKPLPAASSGFTPHAALVHAEGSTPDLQDLLHELSERIATGYLFGGLSSARNRTLQMADGIYSGGLSGVLFGPRVGLISRVTQGCQPIGPARAVTRADRNLLFTLDNEPALDCVLKDLGLERDATAQDMAEALSGTLAGLSAGADDTPRLPGMFGAETLVRHLIGLDVQHRVLALADVAEPGMRLAFCTRNPAAARADLVRIATEIRAEIESGTAGRALGVLYISCSGRGGPHFGAPNAELQLVRRALGDMPLAGFFANGEIARDHLYGYTGVLTVFTGAAGA from the coding sequence ATGCATGACGCGGCCTTCGTACACGCCCACGCCGCCAATGCCCGCTGGCAGGAGGCGCTGGCCGATTGCAACATGCAACTGGAGGCCCAGCTTGCGGTGCAGCAGGCGCAGCACGGCAATGCCGTCGCGCTGACGCTGGGCTGGTGCTACCTGAGCGATTACTACGCACCGGCGGCCGAGCGCATTCTCGCTGCGCTGCAGCAGGAGTGGCCCGGCGTCGCATGGGTCGGGACGTCCGCGGTCGGTGTCTGCGCCTGCGGGGTCGAGTACATCGACGAGCCGGCCATGGTGCTGATGGCGGCGCCGCTGCCACATGATGCCTTCCGCTTGTTCTCCGGGCGCAAGCCGCTGCCGGCGGCTTCATCCGGCTTCACGCCGCATGCCGCGCTGGTGCACGCGGAAGGCTCGACGCCTGACCTCCAGGACCTGCTGCACGAACTGAGCGAACGCATTGCCACTGGCTATCTGTTCGGTGGCTTGTCGTCGGCACGCAACCGGACGCTGCAGATGGCCGATGGCATCTACTCGGGGGGCTTGTCGGGCGTCTTGTTCGGCCCCCGGGTCGGCCTGATCTCACGCGTGACCCAGGGCTGCCAGCCGATCGGCCCGGCGCGTGCCGTGACGCGGGCGGACCGCAACCTGCTGTTCACGCTGGATAACGAACCCGCGCTCGACTGCGTCCTGAAGGACCTGGGGCTGGAGCGCGATGCAACCGCGCAGGATATGGCCGAAGCGCTGTCAGGGACGCTGGCCGGCCTGAGCGCGGGTGCGGATGACACCCCAAGGCTGCCCGGCATGTTCGGCGCCGAGACCCTGGTCCGGCACCTGATCGGCCTGGACGTGCAGCACCGCGTACTGGCGCTGGCGGACGTGGCAGAGCCGGGCATGCGGCTCGCGTTCTGCACGCGCAACCCGGCCGCCGCGCGTGCCGACCTGGTGCGCATCGCCACGGAGATCCGCGCCGAGATCGAGAGCGGCACCGCGGGGCGGGCGCTCGGCGTGCTCTATATCAGTTGCTCCGGCCGGGGCGGGCCGCATTTCGGCGCGCCCAATGCCGAGTTGCAACTCGTGCGGCGCGCGCTTGGCGATATGCCGCTCGCCGGCTTCTTCGCCAACGGCGAGATCGCGCGCGATCACCTGTATGGCTACACGGGTGTGCTGACGGTATTCACGGGAGCGGCAGGGGCCTGA
- a CDS encoding phospholipase D family protein, protein MTHRFKHAALSALLLAACATGLAQARSTSALDSITDTISSTFNEAMTKLPAMPGQSARPDASARPVNARPFASGSGYTLCFVPDGVSCQDLLVNAIRGTRRRLLIQAYSFTSKPIAEAVAQAHKRGVDVRVILDKSQVSERYTSATFLKHAGIPVVIDTKPAIAHNKVMVFDDQAVFTGSFNFTKSAEERNAENGMLIRGDAAVVKAYTDNWNTRYQQSSAY, encoded by the coding sequence GTGACCCACCGATTCAAGCACGCGGCCCTGTCCGCCCTGCTGCTCGCCGCATGCGCAACCGGCCTGGCCCAGGCCCGCTCCACCTCGGCGCTCGACAGCATTACCGATACCATCAGCAGCACCTTCAACGAGGCCATGACCAAGCTGCCGGCCATGCCAGGCCAGAGCGCCCGGCCGGACGCGTCGGCGAGGCCGGTCAACGCCAGGCCGTTCGCCTCGGGCAGCGGCTACACCCTGTGCTTCGTTCCCGACGGCGTGAGCTGCCAGGACCTGCTCGTCAACGCCATCCGCGGCACGCGCCGGCGGCTGCTGATCCAGGCCTACTCGTTCACCAGCAAGCCGATCGCCGAGGCCGTGGCGCAGGCGCACAAGCGCGGCGTGGACGTGCGCGTGATCCTCGACAAGAGCCAGGTGAGCGAGCGCTACACCAGCGCGACCTTCCTCAAGCATGCGGGCATCCCGGTCGTCATCGACACCAAGCCCGCGATCGCCCACAACAAGGTCATGGTCTTCGACGACCAGGCCGTGTTCACCGGCTCCTTCAACTTCACCAAGTCCGCCGAGGAACGCAACGCCGAGAACGGCATGCTGATCCGCGGCGACGCGGCCGTGGTCAAGGCCTATACCGACAACTGGAACACGCGCTATCAGCAGTCGTCGGCGTACTGA